One Phenylobacterium hankyongense DNA segment encodes these proteins:
- the atpD gene encoding F0F1 ATP synthase subunit beta, with translation MSEADTKKPAAKKPAAPKKTSAAAPATVKAVATGRLVQIIGAVVDVEFDGHLPAILSALETTNTDQRTGEPFRLVLEVAQHLGENTVRAIAMDTTEGLTRGQPVVDTGRSITVPVGPATLGRIMNVIGDPIDEAGPINSPFSASIHREAPSFAEQSTSAEVLVTGIKVIDLLCPYTKGGKIGLFGGAGVGKTVTMQELINNIAKAYGGYSVLAGVGERTREGNDLYHEMIESNVNVAGGGEGSKCALVYGQMNEPPGARARVALTGLAQAEYFRDEEGKDVLLFIDNIFRFTQAGSEVSALLGRIPSAVGYQPTLATEMGNLQERITSTSKGSITSVQAIYVPADDLTDPAPAASFAHLDATTVLSRDIASQGIFPAVDPLDSTSRIMDPLVIGEEHYQVARRVQETLQAYKALKDIIAILGMDELSEEDKLTVARARKISRFLSQPFHVAEQFTNTPGVLVSLEDTIRSFKALVDGEYDHLPEPAFFNVGTIEDAVRKAEQLASEA, from the coding sequence ATGTCCGAAGCCGACACCAAGAAGCCCGCCGCGAAGAAGCCAGCCGCCCCGAAGAAGACCTCGGCCGCGGCTCCGGCGACCGTGAAGGCCGTCGCCACCGGCCGCCTGGTGCAGATCATCGGCGCCGTCGTCGACGTCGAGTTCGACGGCCACCTGCCGGCGATCCTCAGCGCCCTGGAAACCACCAACACCGACCAGCGCACCGGCGAGCCCTTCCGCCTGGTGCTGGAAGTCGCCCAGCACCTGGGCGAGAACACCGTGCGCGCCATCGCCATGGACACCACCGAGGGCCTGACCCGCGGCCAGCCGGTGGTCGACACCGGCCGCTCGATCACCGTGCCGGTCGGCCCGGCCACGCTCGGCCGGATCATGAACGTCATCGGCGACCCGATCGACGAAGCCGGCCCGATCAACTCGCCGTTCAGCGCGTCGATCCACCGCGAGGCCCCGTCGTTCGCCGAGCAGTCGACCTCGGCCGAAGTGCTGGTCACCGGCATCAAGGTGATCGACCTGCTCTGCCCCTACACCAAGGGCGGCAAGATCGGCCTGTTCGGCGGCGCCGGCGTCGGCAAGACCGTGACCATGCAGGAGCTGATCAACAACATCGCCAAGGCCTACGGCGGCTACTCCGTGCTGGCCGGCGTCGGCGAGCGCACGCGTGAGGGCAACGATCTCTACCACGAGATGATCGAGTCCAACGTCAACGTGGCCGGCGGCGGCGAGGGCTCCAAGTGCGCCCTGGTCTACGGCCAGATGAACGAGCCTCCGGGCGCCCGCGCCCGCGTCGCCCTGACCGGCCTGGCCCAGGCCGAGTACTTCCGCGACGAAGAGGGCAAGGACGTGCTGCTCTTCATCGACAACATCTTCCGCTTCACCCAGGCGGGCTCCGAAGTGTCGGCGCTCCTGGGCCGCATCCCCTCGGCGGTGGGCTATCAGCCGACGCTGGCCACCGAGATGGGCAACCTGCAGGAGCGGATCACCTCCACCTCCAAGGGCTCGATCACCTCGGTGCAGGCGATCTACGTCCCCGCCGACGACCTCACCGACCCGGCCCCGGCCGCCTCCTTCGCCCACCTGGACGCCACCACGGTGCTGTCGCGCGACATCGCCTCGCAGGGCATCTTCCCGGCCGTCGACCCGCTCGACTCCACCTCGCGGATCATGGACCCGCTGGTGATCGGCGAGGAGCACTACCAGGTCGCCCGCCGCGTGCAGGAGACCCTGCAGGCCTACAAGGCGCTGAAGGACATCATCGCCATCCTCGGGATGGACGAGCTCTCGGAAGAGGACAAGCTGACGGTCGCCCGCGCCCGCAAGATCAGCCGCTTCCTGTCGCAGCCGTTCCACGTGGCCGAGCAGTTCACCAACACGCCCGGCGTGCTGGTCAGCCTCGAAGACACCATCCGCTCCTTCAAGGCGCTGGTGGACGGCGAGTACGACCACCTGCCGGAGCCGGCCTTCTTCAACGTCGGCACCATCGAGGACGCGGTCCGCAAGGCCGAACAACTGGCGTCGGAAGCCTAA
- a CDS encoding ATP synthase F1 subunit epsilon, giving the protein MAEKLHFSLVSPERELFAGPVDQVDAPGSEGDFGVLAGHAPFMTALKEGQVRVYDEGRVIVFDVRGGFADVTPEGLTVLAEHAVEAA; this is encoded by the coding sequence ATGGCCGAGAAGCTCCACTTCTCCCTGGTCTCGCCCGAGCGCGAACTGTTCGCCGGGCCGGTCGATCAGGTCGACGCGCCGGGCTCCGAAGGCGACTTCGGGGTCCTGGCCGGTCACGCGCCGTTCATGACGGCCCTGAAAGAAGGTCAGGTGCGGGTGTACGACGAGGGCCGGGTCATCGTCTTCGACGTCCGCGGCGGGTTCGCCGACGTGACGCCGGAGGGACTGACGGTGCTCGCCGAGCATGCCGTCGAGGCCGCCTAG
- a CDS encoding CBU_0592 family membrane protein: MRLTDAAGLVGVLAILLAYAAATLGRLDPKRPLSLFANFAGAGLILLSLAHDFNLSAVAMEGSWALVSLAGLLRIGWSRLRGR; this comes from the coding sequence ATGAGGCTGACGGACGCCGCCGGCCTCGTCGGCGTCCTCGCCATCCTCCTCGCCTACGCCGCCGCCACGCTCGGGCGGCTGGACCCCAAGCGGCCGCTGTCGCTGTTCGCCAATTTCGCGGGCGCCGGCCTGATCCTGCTGTCGCTGGCGCACGACTTCAATCTCTCGGCGGTGGCCATGGAAGGCTCGTGGGCGCTGGTCTCGCTGGCCGGCCTGCTGCGCATCGGCTGGAGCCGGCTGCGCGGCCGCTAG
- a CDS encoding F0F1 ATP synthase subunit gamma, whose amino-acid sequence MASVKEMRNRISSVKATQKITKAMQMVAAAKLRRAQSAAQNARPYAERMAAVIANLAAGVSGDGAPRLLVGTGSDRRHLVVVATSDRGLAGGFNSSIVRAARERISQLLNEGKEVKILTVGRKARDQIRRFYGSHAVGAIEAGGSPSLAVAEEVAAKIRELFDAGEVDVVTLFFSQFKSVVTQIPTGRQLIPVEVSTGGATIDLKGASYEYEPDEETILEALLPRNLTTQVFSAMLENQAGFFAAQMTAMDNATRNAGDMIASLTLQMNRARQAQITKELIEIISGAEAI is encoded by the coding sequence ATGGCCAGCGTCAAGGAAATGCGCAATCGGATCTCCAGCGTGAAAGCCACGCAGAAGATCACGAAGGCGATGCAGATGGTGGCGGCGGCCAAGCTGCGCCGCGCCCAGAGCGCCGCCCAGAACGCGCGGCCGTACGCCGAGCGCATGGCGGCGGTGATCGCCAACCTGGCGGCCGGCGTCTCCGGCGACGGCGCGCCGCGGCTGCTGGTCGGAACCGGCTCCGACCGCCGTCACCTGGTGGTGGTCGCCACCTCCGACCGCGGCCTGGCCGGCGGCTTCAACTCCTCCATCGTGCGCGCCGCGCGCGAGCGGATCTCCCAGCTCCTCAACGAGGGCAAGGAGGTCAAGATCCTGACCGTCGGCCGCAAGGCCCGCGACCAGATCCGCCGCTTCTACGGCAGCCATGCGGTGGGCGCGATCGAGGCGGGCGGCAGCCCGTCGCTGGCCGTGGCCGAAGAAGTCGCCGCCAAGATCCGCGAACTGTTCGACGCCGGCGAAGTCGACGTCGTCACCCTGTTCTTCAGCCAGTTCAAGTCGGTGGTCACCCAGATCCCGACCGGCCGCCAGCTGATCCCGGTCGAGGTCTCCACCGGCGGCGCGACCATCGACCTGAAGGGCGCCTCCTACGAGTACGAGCCCGACGAGGAGACGATCCTCGAGGCGCTGCTGCCGCGCAACCTCACCACCCAGGTGTTCTCCGCCATGCTGGAGAACCAGGCCGGCTTCTTCGCCGCCCAGATGACGGCGATGGACAACGCCACCCGCAACGCCGGCGACATGATCGCCAGCCTCACCCTGCAGATGAACCGTGCACGCCAGGCGCAGATCACCAAGGAGCTGATCGAAATCATCTCCGGCGCCGAAGCGATCTAG